The proteins below come from a single Acidobacteriota bacterium genomic window:
- a CDS encoding alpha/beta hydrolase gives MATIFLTVPGITNSSEGHWQSRWEREFPEKFRRIIQSEWNEPTVDDWISTIEANVQEFGPENVILAAHSLGCVAVAHWSRKYGTQIKGALLVAPSDCESEKYRSSFNSTGFEPVLLDKLAFPSLVVASTNDEWVAFDRARHFADAWGSEFVNVGEKGHINGSSGYGEWSEGLELLKRLD, from the coding sequence ATGGCGACGATCTTTTTGACAGTGCCGGGCATAACGAATTCGAGCGAAGGCCACTGGCAGAGTCGTTGGGAACGTGAATTTCCCGAGAAGTTCCGACGCATCATTCAATCCGAATGGAATGAACCGACGGTCGATGATTGGATCTCGACGATCGAGGCCAATGTTCAGGAATTCGGGCCGGAAAACGTGATCTTGGCGGCACACAGTTTAGGCTGCGTTGCGGTTGCTCATTGGTCGCGAAAGTACGGAACGCAAATAAAAGGAGCTTTGCTAGTGGCTCCGAGTGATTGCGAGTCGGAAAAATATCGAAGCAGTTTTAATTCGACGGGTTTCGAGCCAGTTCTGCTTGATAAATTAGCGTTTCCTTCGTTGGTCGTTGCGAGTACAAACGATGAATGGGTTGCGTTTGACCGTGCAAGGCATTTTGCGGATGCGTGGGGCAGCGAGTTCGTTAATGTCGGCGAGAAAGGACATATCAATGGGTCGTCTGGCTACGGCGAGTGGAGCGAAGGGCTCGAATTGTTAAAAAGATTGGATTGA
- a CDS encoding GIY-YIG nuclease family protein, with the protein MDKAAAKLEYKLSHRPMGVFQIRNVTNDKVFVDSSLNIPGKVNRHRFTLNAGSFKSVSLQKDWNEFGEASFEFETLEPVEPRSEPNYDYAADVQVLEDLWLERLQPYDDRGYNERKLTREERLAMIRANRKL; encoded by the coding sequence ATGGACAAGGCCGCGGCTAAACTAGAATACAAGCTTTCCCATCGGCCGATGGGTGTTTTTCAGATCCGAAACGTGACGAATGACAAGGTCTTTGTCGATTCGAGCTTGAATATTCCGGGCAAGGTAAACCGACACAGATTTACTTTAAATGCTGGTTCGTTCAAATCGGTATCGCTTCAAAAAGACTGGAACGAGTTTGGTGAGGCATCATTTGAGTTTGAGACCCTGGAGCCCGTTGAGCCTCGCAGCGAACCTAATTACGATTACGCAGCCGATGTGCAGGTTCTCGAAGACCTTTGGCTGGAAAGGCTTCAACCTTATGACGACAGGGGCTACAACGAGCGAAAACTGACGCGTGAGGAACGCCTCGCAATGATCCGGGCAAACCGGAAACTTTAA
- a CDS encoding pyruvate dehydrogenase complex E1 component subunit beta: MAVLTIRDALNQALREEILRDETVFVMGEEVAEYDGAYKVTRGLWKEFGDKRVVDTPITELGFAAIGVGAAMAGLRPVIEFMTWNFSILAADQIINHAAKMLYMSGGQFKVPIVFRGPNGSAYQVSSQHSQALEAFYANFPGLKVVMPSTAADAKGLLKAAIRDDNPVLFLEQERMYGNKGEVPDDDDFIIPLGVADVKREGTDCTIVARSMTVPLALEAAEKLQQEFDVSVEVIDPRTIKPLDIDTIVNSVKKTNRLVIAEESHYFASVGAEISHTVMEHAFDYLDAPVKRISTAEAPNPYAKNLEALALPDVAKIVAAVKEVCYL, encoded by the coding sequence ATGGCAGTTTTAACGATACGCGATGCTCTGAATCAGGCATTGCGCGAAGAAATTTTGAGGGACGAAACCGTATTCGTCATGGGTGAGGAAGTCGCTGAGTACGATGGCGCTTACAAGGTCACGCGCGGGCTCTGGAAAGAGTTTGGTGACAAGCGGGTGGTCGATACGCCGATCACAGAACTTGGGTTTGCGGCGATCGGGGTTGGAGCGGCAATGGCTGGGTTGCGTCCAGTGATCGAGTTCATGACGTGGAACTTTTCTATCCTCGCGGCCGATCAGATCATTAACCATGCGGCTAAGATGCTTTACATGTCGGGCGGCCAGTTCAAGGTGCCGATCGTTTTTCGTGGGCCTAATGGCTCGGCCTACCAAGTTTCATCACAGCACTCACAGGCATTGGAAGCATTTTATGCGAACTTTCCTGGCCTAAAAGTTGTGATGCCTTCGACTGCTGCGGATGCTAAAGGATTGTTAAAAGCGGCGATCCGCGACGACAATCCGGTGCTTTTCCTCGAGCAGGAACGCATGTACGGCAACAAGGGCGAAGTTCCGGATGACGACGATTTCATCATCCCGCTCGGCGTCGCTGACGTTAAACGCGAAGGCACGGACTGCACGATCGTCGCCCGTTCGATGACGGTTCCCTTGGCTCTTGAGGCCGCTGAGAAATTGCAGCAGGAATTTGACGTCTCGGTGGAGGTGATTGACCCGCGAACGATCAAGCCGCTCGATATCGACACGATCGTTAACTCGGTCAAGAAAACCAACCGCCTGGTGATCGCCGAGGAATCGCACTATTTCGCCAGCGTCGGGGCCGAGATCTCGCACACGGTGATGGAACACGCGTTCGACTATCTCGACGCTCCCGTGAAGCGAATTTCGACTGCGGAAGCCCCGAATCCGTATGCGAAGAATCTTGAAGCTCTAGCTCTCCCGGACGTTGCGAAGATCGTGGCGGCGGTGAAGGAAGTTTGCTATTTATAA
- the pdhA gene encoding pyruvate dehydrogenase (acetyl-transferring) E1 component subunit alpha — MNGNGHKAEKPVLNEETTDFVEVEQAIAEYNARRTSQLASIKKTDKKLLREMLYQMVLGRRFEEKCAEVYRMGMIGGFCHLYIGQEAIGVGSMMALKPTDMVITSYRDHVQAMIKGMTPESVMAELYGKEGGCVKGKGGSMHMFSKELEFYGGHGIVGGQIGVGTGMAYAAKYKGTDQVVLNFFGEAAVNQGIFHESLNMAQLWKLPCIYICENNQYGMGTSQERAMSSRSIAKKAEAFEMANEFVDGMDVMAVRDATLRAIERARKDGSPTLLEVRAYRYMGHSMSDPGNYRSRDEIKKYQERDPIILFKDSLKEAKVLGDKDFDKIEEEAMAAVAAAVKFAEESPFPAESELMTDVYA; from the coding sequence ATGAACGGAAACGGCCATAAGGCGGAAAAGCCCGTTTTGAATGAAGAGACCACCGACTTTGTCGAAGTCGAGCAGGCGATCGCCGAATACAACGCCCGCCGAACCTCGCAGCTTGCGTCTATCAAAAAGACGGACAAGAAACTTCTGCGCGAAATGCTCTATCAAATGGTGCTCGGGCGCCGTTTTGAGGAGAAATGCGCCGAGGTTTACCGCATGGGAATGATAGGCGGTTTTTGCCATCTCTACATCGGCCAGGAAGCTATCGGTGTCGGTTCGATGATGGCACTGAAACCGACCGATATGGTCATTACTTCGTACCGCGATCACGTCCAGGCGATGATCAAAGGCATGACGCCGGAAAGCGTGATGGCCGAGCTTTACGGCAAAGAAGGCGGCTGCGTGAAAGGCAAAGGCGGCTCGATGCACATGTTCTCTAAAGAACTCGAATTCTACGGCGGCCACGGCATCGTTGGCGGCCAGATCGGCGTCGGCACCGGAATGGCCTATGCTGCAAAATATAAAGGTACCGATCAGGTCGTCCTCAATTTCTTTGGCGAAGCGGCGGTGAATCAGGGCATTTTTCACGAATCGCTCAACATGGCCCAGCTCTGGAAACTTCCCTGTATCTACATCTGCGAAAACAACCAGTACGGAATGGGAACCTCGCAGGAACGGGCGATGAGTTCGCGTAGCATTGCTAAGAAAGCGGAAGCGTTTGAAATGGCAAATGAATTTGTCGACGGAATGGACGTAATGGCCGTTCGCGATGCTACCCTGAGGGCCATCGAGCGTGCGAGAAAAGACGGCTCGCCGACCCTGCTCGAGGTCAGAGCCTATCGTTACATGGGGCACTCGATGTCCGATCCCGGAAACTATCGCTCACGCGACGAGATTAAGAAATATCAGGAACGCGACCCGATCATCCTTTTCAAAGACAGCCTGAAAGAAGCGAAAGTCTTGGGCGACAAGGATTTTGACAAGATCGAGGAAGAAGCAATGGCAGCCGTCGCCGCCGCGGTTAAGTTTGCGGAGGAAAGTCCGTTTCCGGCGGAGAGCGAGTTGATGACGGATGTCTACGCCTAA
- a CDS encoding thioredoxin family protein: protein MSKAVYKILLVFTIFAASAFAQNPAKWTLSSDAKDKALKVGDTLSAKLTAEIESGWKLYSTEQPEGGPIATTIKVSEGKQFEVAGKINTTPAATSKVDPLFTGFDGKPLMTKFFTSSAAFAVPLKALGEVAAGDLAFDVRFQLCNDTVCLPPKTVRVSFGGVEDVKKNTASIPAPSAEPVAETKPAPPVTASQQPTDLWSFLLLAISLGALSLLTPCVFPMIPITVSYFTNHSAGSRSRSVRLASVYSLGIIATFTILGMLLAIFVGAAGINLFAANPWINLLITAIFLFFAFNLFGAYEITIPTGVLTKLDSLTRSKEGEGSGIIGALLMGLTFTLTSFTCTSPFVGTILVSASQGEWQRPLLGMLAFSTVFALPFFILALAPQLLAQLPRAGGWMNSVKVAMGFLEVAAAMKFISNVDLVWKWGIFTRDVVLSVWIAVGVVLTIYLLGKFQLSHDSKPERLGAFRMFAAVVSLAVSFYLLTGLFGAKLGELESFLPPDLNKSSARMSGKGEEELKWMKDDYAGALAKAKAENKRVFIDFTGYTCTNCRWMEANVFPKKEVEDELKKFVLVQLFTDGEGEIYERQQQMEQDMFGTVALPFYAVMDSDGKTKGTFPGLTRNTAEFVDFLKKSQEN from the coding sequence ATGAGTAAAGCGGTTTACAAGATCTTATTGGTGTTCACGATCTTTGCGGCGTCCGCGTTTGCGCAGAATCCGGCTAAGTGGACGTTAAGCTCCGATGCGAAGGACAAGGCTCTGAAAGTCGGCGATACGCTATCGGCGAAACTTACTGCCGAGATCGAATCCGGCTGGAAGCTCTACTCGACCGAACAGCCCGAAGGCGGCCCGATCGCAACGACGATCAAGGTATCCGAAGGCAAGCAGTTCGAGGTTGCGGGCAAGATCAACACGACTCCCGCGGCGACGAGCAAAGTTGATCCATTGTTTACGGGTTTCGACGGTAAACCGTTGATGACAAAGTTCTTTACGTCGTCCGCGGCATTCGCCGTTCCGCTTAAAGCTTTAGGTGAAGTCGCTGCTGGCGACCTCGCGTTCGACGTAAGGTTTCAGCTCTGTAATGACACAGTCTGTTTGCCGCCAAAGACAGTCAGGGTTTCATTCGGGGGCGTCGAAGACGTCAAAAAGAATACCGCCTCGATACCTGCACCATCCGCAGAACCGGTGGCAGAAACCAAGCCCGCTCCGCCGGTAACGGCCTCGCAGCAGCCAACCGATCTTTGGTCCTTCCTTCTGCTCGCGATCTCTCTCGGAGCTCTATCGCTGCTGACGCCGTGCGTGTTTCCGATGATCCCGATCACGGTTTCGTATTTTACAAATCATTCGGCAGGCAGCCGGTCAAGGTCTGTGCGGCTCGCGTCGGTTTATTCGCTGGGAATAATTGCTACTTTCACGATCCTGGGAATGTTACTCGCGATCTTTGTCGGGGCAGCGGGAATAAATCTTTTTGCGGCTAATCCGTGGATCAATCTGCTGATCACGGCCATCTTTCTGTTTTTTGCGTTCAATCTTTTCGGGGCCTACGAGATCACGATACCGACTGGCGTTTTAACAAAACTCGACAGTCTGACCCGCAGCAAAGAAGGTGAGGGAAGCGGCATTATCGGGGCCCTTTTAATGGGGCTGACGTTCACGCTGACATCGTTTACCTGCACGTCGCCATTTGTCGGAACGATCCTTGTTTCCGCATCGCAGGGCGAATGGCAGCGGCCTTTGCTCGGGATGCTGGCATTTTCGACCGTTTTTGCATTGCCGTTTTTCATTCTCGCTCTCGCACCGCAGCTTCTCGCTCAACTGCCGCGAGCCGGCGGTTGGATGAATTCGGTCAAGGTCGCGATGGGCTTTCTCGAGGTCGCGGCGGCGATGAAGTTCATCTCAAATGTCGATCTGGTATGGAAATGGGGCATTTTTACACGCGATGTCGTTCTCTCGGTCTGGATCGCCGTTGGTGTCGTTCTGACGATCTACTTGCTCGGTAAATTTCAGCTTTCCCACGATTCGAAACCAGAGCGACTCGGAGCATTTCGCATGTTTGCGGCGGTGGTTAGCCTCGCGGTCAGTTTCTATCTCCTCACAGGGCTTTTCGGCGCAAAACTCGGCGAACTCGAATCCTTCCTGCCGCCCGACCTCAACAAGTCCTCAGCCCGCATGAGCGGTAAAGGTGAAGAAGAACTTAAATGGATGAAGGACGATTACGCCGGAGCCCTGGCAAAGGCGAAGGCTGAGAATAAGCGTGTATTCATCGATTTCACGGGTTACACCTGCACTAACTGCCGCTGGATGGAGGCGAATGTTTTCCCCAAAAAAGAGGTTGAGGACGAACTAAAAAAATTCGTACTCGTCCAACTTTTCACCGACGGCGAAGGCGAGATCTACGAGCGTCAGCAGCAGATGGAACAAGACATGTTCGGAACCGTCGCATTGCCGTTTTATGCAGTCATGGACAGCGACGGAAAAACAAAGGGGACATTTCCGGGACTGACGAGAAACACGGCAGAGTTCGTTGACTTTCTAAAGAAATCGCAAGAAAATTAG
- a CDS encoding cysteine dioxygenase family protein yields MKTYNIQKLVDGLNGIPEDKFTCDNVYQFLGETPVDVDSITKYFHWSPNFYTRNLIHKNDRFEVMAICWEKGQVSRIHNHWDQKCWMMVPVGRLQGQNFAVEEIDESRGHCKLIETDAFELKDCLAAKVELEEPIHQVLNLPEFDERAVSIHIYSKPYDRCLSYCRDTDTFKEVSLFYTSIDGKLCDGISL; encoded by the coding sequence ATGAAAACCTATAATATCCAGAAATTAGTCGACGGACTTAACGGTATTCCCGAAGACAAGTTTACCTGCGATAACGTCTATCAATTCCTGGGCGAGACGCCGGTGGATGTGGATTCTATCACGAAGTATTTCCACTGGAGCCCCAATTTTTATACCCGAAATCTGATCCATAAGAACGACCGTTTTGAGGTGATGGCGATCTGTTGGGAGAAGGGGCAGGTTTCGCGGATACATAACCATTGGGATCAGAAATGCTGGATGATGGTGCCGGTTGGGCGTTTGCAGGGGCAGAATTTTGCTGTCGAGGAGATCGACGAGTCGCGCGGCCATTGTAAGCTCATCGAGACCGACGCTTTCGAGCTGAAAGACTGTCTCGCCGCAAAGGTCGAGCTCGAAGAGCCGATCCATCAGGTACTCAACCTTCCCGAATTTGACGAGCGTGCGGTCAGCATTCACATCTATTCAAAACCCTACGACCGCTGCCTTTCCTATTGCCGCGATACCGATACATTCAAAGAGGTCTCGCTGTTTTACACCAGCATCGACGGCAAGCTCTGCGACGGAATAAGCCTCTGA
- a CDS encoding cysteine--tRNA ligase, with amino-acid sequence MLRLFNTLSRQLEDFQPIEAGKVRMYICGPTVWNFAHIGNFRTFTFGDVLRRHLKFKGYKLTHVFNLTDIDDRIINEATARNISIDEFTAPYIQYFWEDFDALGLERPEVTPRATHHIAEMIDIISSLLANGHAYESDGSIYYRITAFPEYGKLSKISFSGNRDGGSERIDTDKYDKEDARDFALWKLVGEDEPTGWDAPFGRGRPGWHIECSAMAMKYLGETFDLHAGGMDLQFPHHENEIAQSEGATGKLFAKYWVHSEFLKIDDVTMSKSKGNFFTFRDLKEQGYSSLAIRYLLLSVPYRKQLNFTFEGLQGAESTIERLRNFRALVKGSQIQDQAEDEARESAMKALAIFETAMDDDLNTAAALAAVHDMVREVNIIMSAGKLAPAGREAVLDAISKFDSVLGIFGPEDDQFLDEEIEALIAERTAARQNRDFARSDEIRDLLIEKGIILEDTKDGVRWKRK; translated from the coding sequence ATGCTAAGACTTTTCAACACGCTTTCACGACAACTGGAAGATTTTCAGCCTATCGAAGCAGGCAAAGTGCGGATGTACATTTGCGGGCCGACGGTATGGAACTTCGCCCATATCGGCAATTTTCGGACGTTCACCTTTGGCGATGTTCTCCGGAGGCACCTCAAATTCAAGGGGTATAAGCTGACCCACGTTTTTAATCTGACGGACATAGATGATCGGATCATCAACGAAGCGACGGCGAGAAATATCTCGATCGATGAGTTTACGGCACCCTACATTCAGTATTTCTGGGAGGATTTCGACGCTCTCGGGCTGGAACGGCCGGAAGTGACGCCGCGGGCGACTCACCACATTGCCGAGATGATCGATATTATTTCGAGCCTTCTGGCAAATGGCCATGCATACGAATCGGACGGCTCGATATATTACCGGATAACGGCTTTTCCGGAATACGGAAAGCTTTCGAAGATCAGCTTTTCCGGCAATCGCGATGGCGGCAGCGAGCGGATCGATACGGATAAATATGACAAGGAGGACGCCCGTGATTTCGCCCTTTGGAAGCTCGTTGGCGAAGACGAACCCACGGGCTGGGATGCTCCGTTTGGCCGTGGACGCCCCGGTTGGCACATCGAGTGTTCGGCGATGGCGATGAAATATCTGGGCGAGACATTCGACCTGCACGCCGGTGGAATGGACCTGCAATTTCCCCATCACGAAAACGAGATCGCACAGTCGGAAGGTGCGACGGGCAAGCTTTTTGCAAAATACTGGGTTCACAGCGAATTCCTCAAGATCGACGACGTCACGATGTCGAAATCGAAGGGCAATTTCTTCACGTTTCGTGACCTCAAGGAACAAGGCTATTCGTCGCTCGCGATCCGATATTTGCTGCTGTCAGTTCCCTATCGAAAGCAGCTTAATTTCACATTTGAAGGGCTCCAGGGTGCGGAATCGACGATCGAACGGCTGCGAAATTTCCGCGCGCTCGTTAAGGGATCTCAGATCCAAGATCAGGCTGAGGACGAGGCTCGCGAATCCGCGATGAAGGCCCTCGCTATTTTCGAAACCGCGATGGATGACGACCTGAATACGGCGGCGGCACTCGCGGCGGTCCACGATATGGTTCGCGAGGTCAATATCATCATGTCAGCTGGAAAGCTTGCCCCGGCGGGGCGCGAAGCGGTGCTGGATGCGATCTCCAAATTCGATTCCGTACTCGGCATCTTTGGACCAGAGGATGATCAGTTCCTCGATGAGGAAATAGAAGCCCTGATCGCCGAACGGACCGCCGCCCGGCAGAACCGTGACTTCGCCCGCTCGGACGAGATCCGCGATCTGCTGATCGAGAAAGGCATCATTCTCGAGGATACAAAAGACGGCGTTCGGTGGAAGCGGAAATAG
- a CDS encoding HNH endonuclease, protein MLTGRVLLLNFSYEPLGTVGVARAVCLWFRGAIFVEENDGDNVLHSPSTTFPVPSVVRLRHYIHVRRNNRETTMKRARIYIRDRYRCQYCGETKHAKELTLDHIFPRAQGGESTPHNLVAACVKCNQRKGNRTPEQARMPLLTSQKLLRLGLDHVLLCHYAENRPEWRKYLFMDDVAAEENSLMAA, encoded by the coding sequence TTGCTTACAGGTCGAGTATTACTGTTGAACTTTTCTTACGAGCCGCTCGGCACCGTGGGTGTTGCTCGTGCCGTTTGTCTTTGGTTTCGCGGTGCGATCTTTGTTGAGGAAAATGATGGCGATAACGTGCTGCATTCGCCATCGACAACGTTTCCAGTGCCGTCCGTTGTTCGCCTTCGCCACTACATCCACGTCCGCCGCAATAATCGGGAAACGACAATGAAGCGTGCCCGGATCTACATCCGCGACCGCTATCGCTGCCAGTATTGCGGCGAAACAAAACACGCAAAAGAGCTGACGCTGGATCATATCTTCCCGCGTGCTCAGGGCGGAGAAAGCACTCCGCACAACCTGGTTGCAGCCTGTGTAAAATGTAACCAGCGAAAGGGGAACCGCACGCCGGAGCAGGCACGTATGCCGCTGCTCACTTCGCAAAAGCTCCTTCGCCTCGGCCTTGACCACGTACTTCTCTGCCATTATGCAGAAAATAGGCCCGAATGGCGCAAGTATCTTTTCATGGATGACGTTGCGGCGGAAGAGAATTCACTCATGGCGGCTTAA